DNA sequence from the Sphingomonas bisphenolicum genome:
CCTGTCCGTAGTCCGCGTCACCCGCGGCGGCGGCATCGGCGCCTTCGGCGCAGGTGCGGTCGCCGGGACGATCGAACTGGCCAGCGCGACGCGCGCGCAACTGCCCGATTTTTCCGCCAGCGCCTTCTATGGCAGCCGCGATTCGACCGAAGTCTCCGCCGGACTGACCCAGGATCTGGGCGGCGGCTATGTCTCGCTGTCGGGCCGCTGGGACCGGGGCGACGGATTCCAGACCACGCCCGGGGATCAGCGCGTCGCCGCCACCGTGCCGGCCGCCTATGACGGCTGGTCGACCAATCTCCGTGCGGTCGCCCCGATTGCCGCCACGTCGGAACTGCAATTCCGCGCGACCCTGTTCGAGGATAACCGCACGCTACGCTTCGCCGGGGCCGACAGCATGAGCCAGGGGCAGGACGCCAGCATCCGCTATATCAATCGCGGCGCGTGGCAGGTCGATGCGCTGGCCTATATCCAGGCGCGCAACTTCTCCAACATCGTCATCTCCTCGTCGACCTTCCGCAAATCGCTGGACCAGCGCAACACCCCCTCCACCGGCATCGGCGGCAAGATCGAGATCCGGCCGCCGGTCGGCCCGGACCATGTGCTGCGGCTGGGCGTCGATACGCGCTTCGCCACCGGCGACATGTATGAGGACGCCTATAACGCCAATATTGCCACCAATCCGCGCACCTTCCTGCGCCATGCCGGCGGCGACCAGTGGACGAGCGGCATCTTTGCCGAGGATGACTGGACGCCGGAAGGTCTTGGGGGCCGGCTGGTTTTGACCGGCGGGGCGCGCGCCGATCGCTGGTCGATCCGCAATGGCTTCTACAAGGAGGTCAATGCCACCACGAGCGCCGTGTCCAAGGATTTCGGCTATGCCGACCGGTCCGCCTGGGAAATATCCGGCCGGGTCGGCGCGCTCTATCGCGCCAGCGACGCGATCGCGCTGCGGGCGGCCGCCTATAGCGGCTTCCGCCTGCCGACGCTCAATGAACTTTACCGGCCGTTCGTCGTCTTTCCGGTCACCACGCGCGCCAACGAAGCACTCAAGCCGGAAAAATTGAAGGGCGCCGAAGCCGGCATCGATCTGACCCCGGCCAAGGGCGTCACCTTGTCCGCCACCGCCTTCTACAATCGGCTGGACGACGCCATTGCCAATGTCACCATTTCAGCGGACGGGAACACGCGCCAGCGCCAGAATGTGAATCGCGTCGTGGCGAAGGGCATCGAACTCACGGCCAGCGCCCATGTCGATGATTTTAGCGTCTCTGCTTCCTATGCTTATAGCCACAGCATTGTGCACGCGCCGGGTGCGCTGTTCGACGGATTGTCCCCTGCTCAGACGCCGCGCCACGCCGCCAGCGGAACAATAGCATGGGCGCCGGCCCATGGTCCGTCATTATCGACGACATTGCGTTATACATTCAAGCAATATGAGGACGATCTGCACAAAGACGTGCTGCCCGCCGCCATCACCTGCGACGCCATCGCGCGCCTGCCGATCGGCCATGGCGTCAGTCTGGTGGCGCGGGGCGAAAATCTGTTCGATGAACGGGTCGTTACGCGGCAGGTGACGACCAACGGCATTCCCTCCACAGACCTGGGTACGCCGCGCACGCTGTGGATCGGCGTCAGCTTCGGGGGCTGACACGATTCGGGCGATCCTGCTCCCCACGGCTTTACTGTTGGCAAACCTGGTCGCCTTCGCCCTCTTTGGCATGGACAAGCGGCGTGCCCGGCTGAGGCTGCGCCGCTTGTCCGAACGTACGCTGCTCTTATGGGCGCTGGCGGGCGGGTCGGCGGGTGCGCTCGTCGGTCGGCGGCTGTTTCGCCACAAGACGCGCAAGCAGCCCTTCTCGACCCTGTTATGGCTGATCGTCGCGGCGCAGGCGGTGGCGGCCGCCGCCTGGGCAATGCGTTGATCGTCGGATGTCCGGGGGAGAAATGGTGCTGCCGGTGAGGATTGAACTCACGACCTCAGCCTTACCAAGGATGCGCTCTACCACTGAGCTACGGCAGCACTCTATTTCTGTCCCGAGGCGCCGTTCGCGCTTCGGAGGCCGGGCCTATGGCCGCCCCCCGTCCCGATGTCAAGGCGGGTTGCGGCCGAGTACGCATTTTGCTTAAGCCCATGGCATGGCTGAAACGCAGGACGAGAAAAAGACAAGGCTGGCGCAGGCGCTGCGCGACAATCTGCGCCGGCGCAAGGCCCAGACGCGCGAGGCTTCGCGGGAGGGCGCAACGCCGCCTCCCGCCGAAGACCCGAAGGACTGATGCTTAGAGCGGCGCGCAGGCGGCCTTCAGCCAGGCGAGCGCGTCGCCCTCCAGTTGCGGGCCGACCAAGTCCAGCACCGTTGTATGATAGGCGTCGATCCAGGCGCGCTCCTCGCTGCTCAGCAGGTCGATAGAGATGAGGGCGCGGTCGATCGGCGCGAAGGTCAGCGTCTCGAAACCGAGCATGTCCTTTTCTGCGCCGGGCACCGTGCGTTCCTCGACCAGCACCAGATTCTCGATGCGGATGCCATATTCGCCAGTCTTGTAATAACCCGGCTCGTTGGAGAGGATCATGCCCGCGACCAGCGGCTCGTCCCCGCCGCCGAAGGTGGCGATCCGCTGCGGCCCTTCATGCACCGACAGGAAGCTGCCGACGCCATGGCCGGTGCCATGGGCATAATCCAGACCTTCGGCCCAGAGATATTGCCGCGCCAGCACATCGAGCTGGCCGCCCCGCGTCCCCTTCGGAAAGATGGCGCGGGCGAGCGCGACATGGCCCTTGAGGACCAGGGTGAAGCGGCGGCGCATTTCGTCGGTCGGCGTGCCGATCGCCAGGGTGCGGGTGACGTCGGTGGTGCCGTCGCGATACTGTCCGCCCGAATCGACCAGATAGAGGCTGTTCAGCTCGATCGGGCGATTGGTCTTTTCCTCGGCGCGATAATGGACGACGGCGCCGTTCGGCCCCGCGCCGCTGATCGTGTCGAAGGACAGATCCTCCAGCAGGCCGGTCTCCTTGCGGAATGCCTCCAGCCGGTCGGACGCAGACAGTTCGGTCAGGCCGCCCTTGGGCGCTTCGACCGAAACCCAATGCAGGAAGCGGCTGAGCGCCGCGCCGTCGCGTGCCTGTGCAGCCTTATGCCCCGCAATTTCGATGTCGTTCTTGATCGCCTTGGGTAGCACGGCCGGATCGCGCAGCGACAGCACGGTCGCGCCGCCTTGGTCCAGCCCGGTGAAGATCGCGGCCACCGCCCGCTCGGGGTCGGCGACGACGGTCTTGCCGGCGAAATCCTGGAGCGCAGCGGCGAAGGTCTCACCGTCCAGGACACGCACCGCATTGCCCAGAT
Encoded proteins:
- a CDS encoding TonB-dependent receptor plug domain-containing protein, whose translation is MKIFILPAILLSVPTAALAQAPDDAPGDSSQIIVTGAGLDLPPGTPAYGSVVIDRQRLLDSASGRIESVLGDVAGFQQFRRSDSRSSNPSNQGATLRALGGNASSRTLMLLDGVPIADPFFGYIPFSALAPERLSVVRVTRGGGIGAFGAGAVAGTIELASATRAQLPDFSASAFYGSRDSTEVSAGLTQDLGGGYVSLSGRWDRGDGFQTTPGDQRVAATVPAAYDGWSTNLRAVAPIAATSELQFRATLFEDNRTLRFAGADSMSQGQDASIRYINRGAWQVDALAYIQARNFSNIVISSSTFRKSLDQRNTPSTGIGGKIEIRPPVGPDHVLRLGVDTRFATGDMYEDAYNANIATNPRTFLRHAGGDQWTSGIFAEDDWTPEGLGGRLVLTGGARADRWSIRNGFYKEVNATTSAVSKDFGYADRSAWEISGRVGALYRASDAIALRAAAYSGFRLPTLNELYRPFVVFPVTTRANEALKPEKLKGAEAGIDLTPAKGVTLSATAFYNRLDDAIANVTISADGNTRQRQNVNRVVAKGIELTASAHVDDFSVSASYAYSHSIVHAPGALFDGLSPAQTPRHAASGTIAWAPAHGPSLSTTLRYTFKQYEDDLHKDVLPAAITCDAIARLPIGHGVSLVARGENLFDERVVTRQVTTNGIPSTDLGTPRTLWIGVSFGG
- a CDS encoding DUF1294 domain-containing protein codes for the protein MANLVAFALFGMDKRRARLRLRRLSERTLLLWALAGGSAGALVGRRLFRHKTRKQPFSTLLWLIVAAQAVAAAAWAMR
- a CDS encoding aminopeptidase P family protein, which translates into the protein MSSYEDRLKALRAQLVRQKLDGFVVPLTDEHMSEYVGAYAQRLAWLTGFQGSAGSAVVLPQEAAIFVDGRYTLQVREQVDGAHWQYESVPQTSIAAWLKDHAGQGARIGYDPWLHTRAWVEQATQALAEKGAELVAVDTNPVDAVWPDRPARSDAKLVVHGDRFAGRSAAEKRAAMADWLVSKKADAVVLSALDSIAWTFNIRGKDVDRTPVALAYAIVHADATADLYVAPEKMDEAVAQHLGNAVRVLDGETFAAALQDFAGKTVVADPERAVAAIFTGLDQGGATVLSLRDPAVLPKAIKNDIEIAGHKAAQARDGAALSRFLHWVSVEAPKGGLTELSASDRLEAFRKETGLLEDLSFDTISGAGPNGAVVHYRAEEKTNRPIELNSLYLVDSGGQYRDGTTDVTRTLAIGTPTDEMRRRFTLVLKGHVALARAIFPKGTRGGQLDVLARQYLWAEGLDYAHGTGHGVGSFLSVHEGPQRIATFGGGDEPLVAGMILSNEPGYYKTGEYGIRIENLVLVEERTVPGAEKDMLGFETLTFAPIDRALISIDLLSSEERAWIDAYHTTVLDLVGPQLEGDALAWLKAACAPL